A portion of the Gorilla gorilla gorilla isolate KB3781 chromosome X, NHGRI_mGorGor1-v2.1_pri, whole genome shotgun sequence genome contains these proteins:
- the RPL39 gene encoding large ribosomal subunit protein eL39, with the protein MSSHKTFRIKRFLAKKQKQNRPIPQWIRMKTGNKIRYNSKRRHWRRTKLGL; encoded by the exons ATG tcttctcACAAGACTTTCAGGATTAAGCGATTCCTggccaagaaacaaaagcaaaatcgtCCCATTCCCCAGTGGATTCGgatgaaaactggaaataaaatcaG gtACAACTCCAAAAGGAGACATTGGAGAAGAACCAAGCTGGGTCTATAA